The sequence below is a genomic window from Ovis canadensis isolate MfBH-ARS-UI-01 breed Bighorn chromosome 8, ARS-UI_OviCan_v2, whole genome shotgun sequence.
TTAGGCGGTCTGCCCACCCCATTGGTGGTGCTGTGTGTCGGCTTATACTCACTACCTTGCTTTTGCTCCCAACACCTCAGTACTGGCAGTTGGGGCTTGATCATTTTGTATCTTGTTGCTCATAATTGTCCCAACTGTGCCTGCATGCAGCACTTTTTCTCCCTTTATAGTGTCTTTGCATTTTGATGCTTGATGAGACCTTagtccaggtcccagcctgtctcaggtgtgacagaagcaggaggagaagagggaattcTGGCTTGGACTCCCCGGTCATAAACTTTCCCACGGTCTATACTCAACACCCAGAAAATGAGTTCTCAGAATAACTGAACCCCCTTCCATCTGATTTCATCAATCTGGTTAATTGGAAGAACCGCTGTATGGAGTTAATTTCACAGTGTGTAGTGAATTAACTTCTCATCCAGACATCTAAAAGTGGTTCTGGCTACATGCCATCCTTGTGGGATGAACTAAGGAAATAGTCACTGAACTCATTTACTGTGCTCCATGGTTCAGATGAAGAGTGTGGTTGACACGGAGAGAGATCCTGGCCACACTGTGTGAGGAGATGGTCAACAGGGGCAGCTgctgtctctgttcctgcccagtTCCCATTTCTCAGCAAGAgtccaataaatatatattgaatgacTACAAGTTCAGTTACTGCTTGTTCTCTAGTGTTAATGAATATGTTATCAGTCCAGGATCATCAATAGATGGTAAAATTATGTGCTGAAATATTGTCAGGGGACAGGATATTCCTGTTTTATAATAGAGGAATATTACAATAttcctattattattactgttttataaTAGAGGAATATCCCTCTATTCTAACACAGAAATGAAGTTTCAACCcacatgttttttttttggtctgtgcaAATATCAGAATCAAattcatcttttgtttttatcatcATCGTCATCGTGATCACTTGCTAGTCTGTATCTTATTGACATTCTGGAGACTTTGGTTTGACCTCCTTTATCCTCACTATTGAGGACTTTTTCTTCCTTAGGTGAGTTGCTGTGTGGTTTCCACTGGCTTTTTTTGAGAAGTGTGACTAGGATAaacttaatatttcttttagCTGGACTAAACTTGAGATGAAGCTTGAGCTCATTCCCAGCTCTAGGCCTCTAACTTCCCTTttcttagaatattttatttcaaaatcttgTTGTCACTTTTTCTCTTACCAGTTTTACAACTCAGGACTGTTTTCTCAAAGCCCTGGGcgccatctctttctttctttctcttaaggTGACTTACTAAGGCCATTTATTACTTAAATGCGCTAGCACACTCTATAACCAAGCCCACCCAGATGAAAGGAAGAATGAGAAAGTAAGACAAGCTATACACCTAGTGGAAAAGGAATCAGTGAAGGATACTGATTTGCCAGTCTATGTGACATGAGCTTTCCTACTGGGTATTATCTGATAATGTATAACTTcccttgctgctgtttagtccctaagtcatgtccaactctttgagacctcatggactgtagccagctaggctcctatgtccaagggattccccagggaagaatactggagtggcatctgtgacagatttttcttttttgttgcccTGGTCCTATGTttctgcatgcaggctttctcctgCTGCAGctggcaggggctcctctctagttgcagtgcttgggcttctcactgaggtggcttttcttgctgtggagcactggCCTGAGGCATATGGGGTTCAGTGGTCATGGTATTGGGTTCGGCAGTTATGGcctgcaggctctagagcgctgGCCTTGGGAGCCATCTCTTTGAATCTGAAGTTTTAAAGGAGATAGTACTGGCATCTCCCAGTCTCTGTAGGAGTGTAGGAGCCTATATTTGGCTcccaagtagctcagctggtaaagaatccacctgcaaggcaggagaccctggttcggttcctgggttgggaagatcccttggaggagggcctagcaactcactccagtattcttgcctggaggatccctgtggacagaggagcctggagggctatagtacgtggagtcacaaagagtcagacaggactgagcaactaggcacagcacagcacaggagccTATACTAGTCAGCTGGTCCTGCCATACAGAGgaccacagactggatggcttacaCAGCAAACACAGGTTTTTCTACAGTTCTGTAGGGAGGAAGTCCAAGATCGTGGTGCTGCAGTGTTTGTATCTTCATAAGAGTAATGTATCTTATTTCTTGATGCATTTCAAACTTGAAGACAATACAACATTTGCCTCAAACACTTCATCATGTAGTTCAGTAACTAATgatcttttcttcctttgaatcTGTACTCTGTTTCCCCATGTCACCTTGAACTTCTAATTTAATGAATATTGTGCATTTTCTTTAATGGactgtattaattttttagttttaatatttaaaggttAAGGTTTAAAATTTAGTTTCCCCGGATAGAAATTAAGatgcatcatttttattttctggctgtgcCATGAGGCATGTAGGGTCttgttccttaaccagggattgaaaccctaCCCCTAGAGTCTAAgcatggagtctttaccactggaccaccagggaagccccccaatccaccattttaatatatatatatgtttttatatatatttataatatagatattataaatatattttatatttaccttttatCTCAGTAAGAGATAAATGATCGCTAAAGGGAGCCTCCCCAGCTGCATAAATAGTACAAATTGAAGAGCTCTGGTCCATGgatggaaatgaagaaagaacataAGATAAAAATAGACATCAGGAATCAAGACAGCCTTTCATTACCGTcccttttggttgttgttgtgttagtcCTGTTCAGAATGATCATCTCCAATACATTTTTAGGGGATATatcaaccaggctcccctctaaCTCTCAGAAAACGATAGGGACCTCAGCTCCAGAGTTCTCCCAGAGGATTCATGAACGTGATGTTAGCAAGATCACAGTCATAGGAGAGAAAAACCTCTCCGTCCACCTGGCCTTGAACCTCACACCACGGCTGTCCAGGTCTGGGCTGAGGACTGATGGTGAAATTATAGGAAAGAGAATGAGCATGTGTGAAGGCAAAACAGTGAGGGTGAGGCTGGGAGAAAAAGACCCATAGGCCTCCTCCCCCAGTTATGTGAGAGCGGAGTAGGGCTGCAGGGCTGGGCGGACAGCAGGACGgccccacctgccccacccccgAGCCCAGCAAGAGTGCCCAGCCCAGACTCAGGCGCGAAGCCTCCAAGGGGAAACCGGGGCGGGGCCCGTCGGCGGAGGGACCGCCCAGGCAGTCAGCGCCGAGGCTGAGGTCCAGACCGCAGCTGCCGGCTAGCTGAAGAGGATCTCAGGTTCTGACTTGGCAGCCTCGCACTCTTGCAAAACTGGGATCCAGGTGGCAAAGGGAGAGATGGGTGACTCCAAGAGCGGTCTTGGCTTCCTCGTTTTGCTTCGGATTGTGTTGTTCAGCGGGACGTCCAGCGGTGAGTTCCGGATGAACCTGCGGGGGAACGCGAGGAGGTTGGATGGGTTCTGACCCGAaaaggggatgggggtggtgtcCGCGGGGTTCGCGAAACTTCTTGCATGgtgtcgccgccgccgcctcctctttcccttccctcggCCCCTTTTCTCCTCGGAGGCTCCTCCCGGCTTCTTGCCGGCTCTCCGGGCCAGAACAGGGGCGCCTTGGGTGAAGTAGTGATGCCGGGAGTTTGGGAGGTGACGCTGGGAGAAGCGGGCGGCCGGGACGCGGCAGGAAATGCGGTgaaccgcccccacccccacccccacgggTCCAGCCCGCCCCTGCAAAGTGGGAGCCCTGGAGCCGGGCGGTTTGGGACCAGTCGGCCTTCCCGGGGAGAAGGGACCCAGATCCACCCCACAAAGCACACCCTCCCGCCCCGACCTGTGCAACAGAGACCCTTCTGGTCCCTCCATCTCCTGGCCCTTGAAGGACCCGCGCTCTTTCCCGGCGGTAAGTTATAAACGCAGAGCCGACCCGGGTGcccaggcggcggcggcggcggcgcactCCCGGCTTAAACGTGCTTGAGTTGCTGTTGTCCGAGCCGCGGCTGCTGGTTCCACCCCGGTCCCCGGGCTCCAGCCCAGGACCCCGAAGCTCCGCTGCGCGGCTCCCCTGGTGATCCCAGGGCTCTGCGGCGCAGTTCCTTCCCCGTTCCTGGGCTCCCCTGCGCGGCTCCACCTCGGACCCGGGGCGGGTGCGAGCCTCTACCTGTGCAGGGACCACGTGCGCTGGCCCATTGGTCTATATGCAGAACTTTTTTAATTAGAGAATTGATCTTGTTGGGCACCACGTCTATCCTTTAACCTGTTAGTACCCAGCGAAACAGATGTCCTGCGTTTCACGTGGCCTGCAGAGTCCAAGTTGAGTATAAGCAGGTTTCCAAGTGGACAGTTTCGTGGACCTtccccaggccagcatttctgcttggtgggggtgggggtgcgagGGGCACGGGGAGGGGATTTCCAGGCCCTGTATCAGTGATTTGGCTCTagctttccttctctgcaaagtAGATGATGAGGTTATGATACTAAATGCCGTGTTACACTGACAGGATTAGTCTGTCAATTGTCAGTATTAGTATTGACAGTAAGTTCTTCAAAAACTTCCCTGCTTCAAAaatttgaaaggaaggaaaatgtgcTACGAAATGTGATGGCTTGTGCTGGGCCTCAGATTCAGAGGAGAAGCCCAGTTCCAGCAGCTGGCTGAGTGTCTCACAGGGCTCCATGCAGCCCTGGGGGCCTGTGTCTGACTGTCCTCTCACAGTCCCCCAGCGTCAGGGGGAAGGTGCCTGCTGAAGCCCGCTTGGAGCCAGGCAGCCACATACATCACCCAGCACCACAGAAGCACATTGTCTTCCAGAACACTGTGCCTTAGGAAAGCCATAGCATCTGAACTTTCTAAGACAGACTTAATAATGTGGAATATTTTCTAGATATCACCTTCATTAGGTTGAACTGAAAGTGTTTGTATAACTTTTGTGACcaagaaatttttaaacaatgttataaaataaatagtttttaagatTGTTTCAACACAAATACTTGGACTAGCTTAGGGCCAAGTGCTTTTTAGTTTCTACTTCATCAGAGTAATGTACTTGATTCATCCTTGAATGTGCCATGAGTAGTtgctcactcctgtctgactctttggaaccccatggactatacagttcgtggaattctccaggattgAATACTGGATCGgatagcctttcccatctctaggggatcgtcccaacccagggactgaacccaggtcttccacattgcaggtggattctttaccatctaaggcaccagggaagctcacgaatactggagtgggtagcctctccattttccaggggatctttctgacccaggaactgagctggggtctcctgcattgcaggtggattcattacctgctgagccaccagggaaacccttaagtttctttctttcttttttttttttttttaatatttatcactaGTTGGGAATTATTTGTCTATAAGATGAAATACTTTgtcttaggaaaagaaaatgaaaaaatgctctAGCCTTGTACAAGAAAAAGCAGTGTTGGAGGAAGAAAACTtaaaagccagaaggaaaaaaaaggagaaaaatgcaaTAGAAACAGAAACTGCTCTTTCATGGAAAGttgccttaaaaaattttttttaatacagaggaGTTCTGCTGTCTTACTTTGGGGAAAGTAGGAGAGGAATTTACTGAAACATCTTAAATTTGGCAGACCCTAGCATTTCTCAGTGCCAGAAGTGGGTTTGGGTCAGGTCAATAGTAAATAATCCCTTTTACTATGCACAGAATGGGTGCCTGAGTTGTGTTgcgtagaaaaaaacaaaaagtaaacagaTTTTGTGCTTATCTTCAAGGCTGGCTTAAGtagaaaatggattttttaaaacacttgaaaaaattaaagaattcaatttatttatttttttaaattacatatgcatCATGAGGAAGGCGCTCAATGCCTAGCCCTGGAGTCAAAGCTCCTCCCAGACAGCTCAGGCTGTTACTAGCTGAAGCTGGTTATGACCCACATCCTACCACCTATGAAGGTAACAAGTGGTTGAAAAGGACAAGTTGGTTTGCTCAGGAGCCCCGGGAAAATAGTGACCTAATGTCCTCGGACTGCCTCCAAGTTTCCAGGTTAGAAAGGGGGCAGAGGTGGCTGCTGCAGGGCGCATCAGCATCTTGAGCACGGTCAGGTTGGTTGGCACAAGGCGAACGTTTGAGCACCACCTAACTTATGGTTTCAACCAGTCTGGGGGTCTGCGTGCTTGCAGCCAGCAGTTTTGATGTGCTGGGGGTCTGCTTCCTGTAGAAACATCTTGAGGCTTGTGTCAGCTCTTTGTTgtctttcagggaactgggaaTTTCATGACACTGCTCTGTGGCTGCTCACagtctaaattgttaccagtttcCCAGCCTAAGGAGtattcctttctccatcttcacatgtTCTAATCCTTAACTCTGAAACCACCATTTTGAGACTCACAGGAGGCCTGGCTGACTAAaccttttctacaaacaagaggcagaCAGAGACCATGGGGGACGGGTCTTTCCCACTAAGGTGCCCTAGGGCCCTTTTGGTTACAAGACCATTTATTACCCATTTTTCCATGATCCCAAGAAGCTCAGGGCCTCCAACAGCTTCCTATCTCTTCAAGAGAGTCTAGACATGCCCTCTCTCAACTGGCATCTTATCCCTTTGTCTGTTAACTCACCCAGCAAAACCCCCCGACCTGGCCCCCAGGACCTAACTTAGGAGGGACAGGAACAGGGTTTCCCAGAGTGTGACACAGGGCTCGAGGGTGAGGCTGGGCATCCCCACTTCTACCCTTTGCTCCCACATTCATAGTGTCTAGGAATTGGGACAGCATCAGCCTATAATGGTTATTGATTAAGGTAGgagttgacagatttttttttctacagaagAAAGTGAATCTCAAGGTCTCATTAGGCAATTTGGTATCTGTGTCTGGGTGCAAAAGGAGCTTCTGCATTTGTGGAGCAGCAGGAGCCAAATATAATGTGTAAATCAACTGAGAACCAGATTGTGCATGGTCCTGGTTTCGCACGCCAGTAATGAGTGACCCATTCCCTAGAGAATCATCCAAGAGCTGCCTCAGTTGTCTGTTTATGAACCAGAAACGTACCCTGTCCTGCCTTGTAGCTCCTGGTGGTGGGACTGTGATAGGAGTGTGGATCTGCCTGTTATGGGCTAATGCACCCCCTTGCTgtagatggcttccctggtggctcagaggttaaagcatctgcctccaatgcgagtagacccgggttcgatccctgggttgggaagatcccctggagaaggaagtggtaaaccactccagtattcttgcctggagaatcccgtggatggagaagcctggtaggctacagtccacgggatcccaaagagttggacacgactgagcgacttcaccttcacctgctGTAGACTGGCTTCCTTGGTTCAAGGAGCGGTAGGGGACACTACATGAAGTCACAGATGTGATCAGGGGATAGTGGCCCTGTATCAACTCTGGTGTCAGGCCTAGGTCCCCTTGCTGGTACATCTTCTTTGTTCCCTGTGGCCCTGGTTATGCCAAGCCACATAATCACTTCTATCCTATGACGGATGGCCTATCTGAACTAATGGTTAGGGGTTGGTGAACCCAGATCATGCTGGGCAACTCTGACATTCCATGACCAGAGGCCTCAtctctgccaggccccagggccATACCAGGAGCCACGCTGAATGGTATGGGCTTTCTCACTGCTGGTGGTGTGTCCTTTCTTCAGGACACTAGGAGTCTGTGTTGTGAGCCTCCAAGTAAAATGCCTCATACAGCATGTAGCACCTTTCCAAACACAGATAGCTGTGATGTCACCGGTTTTGTTGGGTCACCTGCCCAAGAAGCAGGTCCAGCCACACTCATCATTCATCAGTTGTGACTACTTTTGTGCCAGGACAGCAGTTGCAGCAGAGACCTAGGGTCTGCGAAGCCTGAAATGTTTCATATGTACCATTAGAGGGAACCTAGGACCTCAGTGGTAATTCAGTGGAGATAAGATAGGGACCACAGCTCTGCAGGCCTAGGGTGACTGTAGGTTGGTACTCGTTTCCATGATTTCCTCCAGGAGATGATGTTGTTTACACGTAGTATCAGGCGATGGGGAGTCAGGGTCAGAAGAGTGAATGTGGAATTCACGACTATGGTCCCCTCACCCATGGTAGTTTACTAACAACACAGACTGTCCATTCATATCAGAAGTCCAGGACATGTGCAGTGGACACTGAATGGATCTGTGGACCCAGAGATAACCACCGTCAGCAGGACCTGGGACAGGTGTCTATTAATTGCCTGGTCCTCGGAGCATCACCTCACAGCACGGAGGCCATGATCATGCTACAGTCCTGTGCATGATGTTAGTAACACACTGGGTCCTATGTGAATGTGGGAGTGGTTCCAGCtcccttcagtcactcagtggtgtctgactctttgcgtccccatgaaccgcagcacgccaggcctccctgtccatcaccaactcccggagtccacccaaacccatgtccatcgagttgatgatgccatccaaccatctcatcctctgtcgtctgcttctcctcctgccctcaatccttcccagcatcagggtcttttccaatgagtcagttcttcgcatcaggtggccagagcattGGACTGACTTACCCCAGTAAATAACCATGTGGCTCATCGGGAGAGAATGGAAGGACTTCTGTACTTGCTGTGGTGATGAAAGGGCCCTCCTCACTGGGACGTGGCTTCTCTCTCTGGTGATGCCTTCTGAGAAGTAGCTCAGTTCTGGGAATTTTGGTAGGGGTGTTTGGGAGGGATGGCTGCTTTCAGCCTGCTGATCATCCAGTCTTCTGTTTGTCTCTCCCTGGTTTCTGTCTCTCAATCAAGCAGTTTGCATCCAGGTTCACTGGCCATCTCTCTGCCTCTAGATCACCCTGTGCTCTGAGCCAGCATTGTGCTCTCGGCAGTCAGGCCCTGGCTGGCATTGGGACTCTCTAATCActttcagcttccctgatagctcagtaggtaaagaatccacctgcaatgcgagagacctgggttcgatccctgaattgggaagatcctctggagaagggaaaggctaatcaccaaagtattctggcctagagaattccatggactgtatagtccatgggggtcacaagagtcagacacgactagcgACTTTCACTAATCACTTTGACCATTGTACCAACTTTGCTCCTAACATACAACACTCCacctggaatctttttttttccccattttccatCCTGTTCCTGCTGGAAGCCCACGGCAACACGGTCTCCTACCACTATCCCTGATTTCCACAAAAGTCATCCTTGAGCTGTTGGAGATGCTTCTCATCCACGCTTTCCTCTCGGGCTCCATAGACTCCATCAGGCTTTCCCATGGTGCCTGGTGGCCTGGACACTTTCCTGCCCTTTCATTCCGTGTCTGCCCTGGCacattcacttctctgagccttggatgCCCTCCTCTACCACCTGCCTCGGAAGTTATGGACTTTCTCTTTCATGCCACGTGGGCCAGGCCTTTCTCCAGGCTCCCGAGACCCATCCTAGTGGGAGAGCAGCAAAATCTCACCAGCCTTACTAAGTCCTATGACCCGTAATTATTAACTCTTCCTTCTGCAACTTGGGGTTCTGTGCTCACCCGTTGCCTCTTTGCCCTTCTCCCTGTGATCCTGCTTCCTCAGGGGAATCCCCACAGGCTCCCCATCTCTCACAGGACCTGGAGTTAGATTCTGACAGTGCTCTGTCATCTAGACTTTTcctgcagagcagcctggcacgtCTCTGCAAAGGTTATGATGCTGGGAACGGACCTGGTGGACAAGGGGACACAGCCAGGATGTGTGAAATTTGCCAGGCAGGAGACTCCTCCTTCTCCACAAGGAGAGGAGGGGCACTGGCTGTATGGTGTGTGCTGTGGGATGTCATTGCTCTGTCAGCCCGCCCTGCACTTTACTCCCCTCTCACATAACTGGGGGAAGGGGCCTCAGGGTCTTATTTTCCCCAATCTCACCCTCACTGTGTTTTGCCTTCACAGACGCTCATTCTCTTTCCTATAATGTCACCATTGATCCTCAGCCCAGAGATGATCAGCCATGGTGTGAGGTTCAAGGAGAAGTTGATCAAAAGGTCTTTGTCTCCTATGACTGTGGTAGAGCTCAGATCAAGTACCTTGGTCCACTGGGAGAGGAAGTGAAAAGTATGAGCGCCTGGGAAACACAGACTGACACACTCAGAGACACTGGAGACTTGCTCAAGGGGCAGATGCCTGACGTTACACCGGAGAAACACACAGACAAGGGTGAGTTAGAAAATCCAAATGCAGGAGGAGTAGACTGGGAGCTTAGCTGCATCCACTgttttcaggttaaaaaaaaaaaattgaatattgtccttccctagtagtccagtggaaacagcagctgtTGCAGGAGAGACCAGGGCCAGATTAGCTGGGCCCAGGGAAGGTGGACCCAGGTGGGTAAGAATCTGTCAAGCCCAGAGGCtgagctctttctttccttcagtggGATCAGGCCCTCTGACCCTGCAGGCCAGGATGACATGCTGGCGTGAAGACAATGGACACACCAATGCATCCTGGGAGTTTGGCTTCAATGGACAACTGTGCCTCCTCTTTGATTCGGAGAATGGGCACTGGACAATGGTTCATCCTGGAGGGAGACAGATGAAAGAGAAATGGGAGAATGACAGGGCTGTGACCGACTTCTTCAAGAAGGTCTCCATGGGAGACTGTCGGGCCTGGCTTCAGGCTTTCTTGGTGCGCTGGGAGAAAATGCTGAAGACCTCGGGTAAGTGAGAAGAGTAGGAGAAAGTGGTCGTCCTCTCATGGTGACATGGACCcactcccgtgtgtgtgtgtgtgtgtttgagaatgTGATCTGTCAGAGGTGAGTTGTTCCTGGGAGAGCAATGGCCCGGGGATGCTCTGtcatcctccttcctcttccactcCTGACGTCTCTCCTCACAGCACAGGCCTTTGGATGACTGAACATGGATTTTTGCTGACCCCAAACCTGTAGACATCTCTTTGATTTCTgggatttatttctcactgtacCCTCTTTCCAGAATCTTCTTTCAAATGTCACCTATACTACTTCGGGAAATCTGTCAATACCGCCTCTGCTGTAGCTCCTGAGGACTGCATCCTCAGGTCTCCATCTCTGATGTCAcagcaggactgagtggctgtgtTGGAAACCTTGCTCCCCCATTAGCTGTCAGAGCCTCGTGAGGACtgggctcctcccctccccccatctcgCCTGAGGATCTATCACAGGGGCCTCCATGTGATGGGTGCAAGCTGTCTGCACAGTAGGGGTACTGAGTCAGGGGGGCGAGGAGGCATCTGCTGAGTTTAGGGTCTGGACAAGGGCTTCACTCTTACTCTCCTTGCAGCACCACCAACCACAGTCCACGCTACAGTGCAGCCCGCGGCCCCAGCCAGCAACCACATAACCAAGATCGTCCTTGTGGTTCTCGCCGTTTTCGTCATAATAAGCATCGTAGCCTGGATCCTTTACAAGAAGAGGTACTGAGGGCAGAATTCAGAGGGAAAGCAGGAGCACGGGGCCTGGCGTGAAGGCGGGG
It includes:
- the LOC138444989 gene encoding UL16-binding protein 1-like, producing the protein MGDSKSGLGFLVLLRIVLFSGTSSDAHSLSYNVTIDPQPRDDQPWCEVQGEVDQKVFVSYDCGRAQIKYLGPLGEEVKSMSAWETQTDTLRDTGDLLKGQMPDVTPEKHTDKVGSGPLTLQARMTCWREDNGHTNASWEFGFNGQLCLLFDSENGHWTMVHPGGRQMKEKWENDRAVTDFFKKVSMGDCRAWLQAFLVRWEKMLKTSAPPTTVHATVQPAAPASNHITKIVLVVLAVFVIISIVAWILYKKRRWCSQEAQKGLCRPEDSLSAWLLFSCVHFRAKGPDLRNPKCVYQL